One genomic window of Octopus bimaculoides isolate UCB-OBI-ISO-001 chromosome 2, ASM119413v2, whole genome shotgun sequence includes the following:
- the LOC128247097 gene encoding proline-rich transmembrane protein 1-like, whose translation MEFNDAATRKAPPGFVNGGYTSDFQYTTASGPPPEPPPTYWSFYPEEQQPQQPQQPQVIILQNNPQSQSEYVKDLMPTAILVTLCCFLPTGIAAIAAASEANSMVQKGQIEEAKVASKSAKSFIKISFLVGSILLLTASAAIIIFNVLRSF comes from the exons ATGGAATTCA ATGACGCAGCAACCAGAAAAGCTCCACCAGGCTTTGTAAACGGTGGATACACATCCGATTTTCAGTATACCACTGCATCTGGACCACCACCTGAACCACCACCTACTTACTGGTCATTTTATCCAGaggaacaacaaccacaacaaccacaacaaccacaagtGATTAtt CTTCAAAACAACCCACAATCACAATCAGAATATGTTAAAGATTTAATGCCTACAGCAATTCTTGTCACCTTGTGCTGCTTTTTACCAACGGGCATTGCTGCTATTGCAGCTGCATCTGAA GCAAATTCAATGGTTCAAAAGGGACAAATAGAAGAAGCTAAGGTAGCAAGCAAAAGTGcaaaatcatttattaaaatatcatttcttgTTGGTTCTATTTTGTTACTTACTGCTTCCGCAGCAATAATTATATTCAATGTTCTACGAAGTTTCTGA